One genomic region from Cellulomonas fengjieae encodes:
- a CDS encoding metallophosphoesterase family protein has product MQIVLLADTHVPRRARDLPTPAWEAVDGADVVVHAGDWVSEEFRAALEARSRRLVACYGNNDGPALRERLPLVARVELNGLRLGVVHETGPAAGRERRCDAEHPDLDVLVFGHSHIPWDSVTPRGMRLLNPGSPTDRRRQPYATFMTATVVDGRLRDVVLHRLDRR; this is encoded by the coding sequence GTGCAGATCGTCCTGCTCGCCGACACGCACGTCCCGCGTCGGGCCCGTGACCTGCCCACCCCGGCGTGGGAGGCGGTGGACGGCGCGGACGTCGTCGTGCACGCGGGGGACTGGGTCAGCGAGGAGTTCCGCGCCGCGCTCGAGGCCCGCTCACGTCGCCTCGTCGCCTGCTACGGCAACAACGACGGCCCGGCGCTGCGGGAGCGGCTGCCCCTGGTCGCGCGGGTGGAGCTGAACGGTCTGCGCCTCGGAGTCGTGCACGAGACAGGCCCCGCTGCGGGGCGGGAACGGCGGTGCGACGCCGAGCATCCCGACCTCGACGTGCTGGTGTTCGGGCACAGCCACATCCCGTGGGACTCGGTGACGCCGCGAGGCATGCGGCTGCTCAACCCGGGATCCCCGACCGACCGGCGACGGCAGCCCTACGCGACCTTCATGACGGCGACGGTCGTCGACGGACGCCTCCGGGATGTGGTGCTGCACCGCCTGGACCGTCGCTGA
- a CDS encoding alpha/beta hydrolase, with amino-acid sequence MVDSPVPPPASCPIGWQPQALAPVFWGVRSLGPADGAPVDLRIFFPSLDGSVETAPILEGCGRYPVVLFAHGHCHQDTDHFRRWFLVPAVLARSGYVVVVPRLAGNAGGRNPSVPEHPDEATLEAVLGWVRTGWGHADVLLPPPATGVVGHSFGAMLGARFAVGREVGAFAGLSGGWQDWFGGSPFPLPLLDIPTLLMWGLGRDLFSQLTQAQWQAMSRPRHRVVFDEGEHWDYLGDADLPCRPGAGVCPEIAGATADLVAMFFARYLPPELATNLASQVPSTLVPPELDLTPEQEFFAGGFLGGFERLGANPGCGVTVSSDSERLLANLRTRETHSLDHPCAWVEKIATRNRWPVGARPAGYHWCDVCFPSRADG; translated from the coding sequence GTGGTCGACAGTCCCGTCCCGCCGCCGGCGAGCTGCCCGATCGGGTGGCAGCCTCAAGCGCTCGCCCCCGTCTTCTGGGGCGTCCGGTCCCTCGGGCCTGCCGATGGGGCACCGGTGGACCTGCGGATCTTCTTCCCGAGCCTCGACGGGTCGGTCGAGACCGCGCCGATCCTCGAGGGCTGCGGGCGCTATCCGGTGGTCCTGTTCGCCCACGGGCACTGCCACCAGGACACCGACCACTTCCGGCGCTGGTTCCTCGTCCCGGCCGTTCTCGCACGCAGCGGCTACGTGGTGGTCGTTCCCCGGCTCGCCGGCAACGCGGGTGGGCGCAACCCGTCCGTGCCCGAGCACCCGGACGAGGCGACCCTCGAGGCGGTGCTCGGCTGGGTGCGCACCGGGTGGGGGCACGCGGACGTCCTTCTGCCCCCGCCCGCGACCGGGGTGGTCGGGCACAGCTTCGGGGCGATGCTCGGCGCCCGGTTCGCGGTCGGCCGCGAGGTGGGCGCGTTCGCCGGCCTCAGCGGGGGGTGGCAGGACTGGTTCGGCGGCTCACCGTTCCCGCTCCCGCTTCTCGACATCCCGACGCTGCTGATGTGGGGCCTCGGCCGTGACCTGTTCAGCCAGCTCACGCAGGCGCAGTGGCAGGCGATGAGCCGGCCGCGACACCGCGTGGTCTTCGACGAGGGGGAGCACTGGGACTACCTCGGCGACGCGGACCTCCCGTGCCGCCCCGGCGCCGGCGTCTGCCCGGAGATCGCCGGCGCGACCGCCGACCTGGTCGCCATGTTCTTCGCCCGCTACCTGCCGCCCGAGCTGGCCACGAACCTCGCGTCGCAGGTGCCCTCGACCCTGGTGCCGCCCGAGCTGGACCTCACGCCGGAGCAGGAGTTCTTCGCGGGCGGGTTCCTCGGCGGCTTCGAGCGACTGGGCGCCAACCCCGGGTGCGGCGTGACGGTGTCGTCCGACAGCGAGCGGCTCCTGGCCAACCTCCGCACCCGGGAGACGCACTCCCTGGACCATCCGTGCGCGTGGGTCGAGAAGATCGCGACGCGCAACCGGTGGCCGGTGGGCGCGCGCCCGGCCGGGTACCACTGGTGCGACGTGTGCTTCCCGAGCCGGGCCGACGGCTAG
- a CDS encoding glycoside hydrolase family 26 protein, translated as MSEHLGTDGWWARAVRPSPRKRLGAAAVALSLVAVTAGVWLSPSAEITATTQATPNEVRLAAENESLRHSLEARQDEVDALQRSQAKAAAERKAAAERGSAAAAGQKAAAAAEGAQRAEAERLAAEERGKAKAAAERAAADAKGKAQSAAARAEQAEADAARARARAAAALAPKAPSAPPPAVKPYAPALESLITTQDRLFGLYTPQAPFSWAETDSVAARIGAQPTVTGYFQGWDGTFRPDAVVRSWEKGTLPMLTWESRPMLAGNDEAEDPAYSLPRIIDGAYDDYLRQYARDVAALGLPMAIRLNHEMNGSWYPWAEKNLAGTANNGNHPGDFVAMWRHVHDIFEAEGANAYVLWVWSPNIVNTMPAWQQDGTYLSSLYPGDEYVDWVGLSGYYRPPYKADQTPTFEYTYGRSLDQLRALSSKPIYLAEIGASETGGNKPAWVADLFAALAEPQNADIRGFAWFNHAVTTISGGERVTNDWRIESREDSLAAFVAGLNQPSARFTPTTTLTSLEP; from the coding sequence ATGTCTGAGCACCTCGGGACCGACGGCTGGTGGGCCCGCGCCGTCCGCCCGTCACCTCGCAAGCGGCTCGGCGCGGCCGCCGTCGCGCTGTCCCTCGTCGCGGTCACCGCCGGCGTGTGGCTGTCACCGTCCGCCGAGATCACCGCAACCACCCAGGCCACCCCGAACGAGGTCCGGCTGGCAGCCGAGAACGAGTCGCTGCGCCACTCCCTGGAGGCACGGCAGGACGAGGTCGACGCGCTCCAGCGCTCCCAGGCCAAGGCCGCCGCGGAGCGCAAGGCCGCCGCGGAGCGCGGCAGCGCGGCCGCCGCCGGGCAGAAGGCAGCAGCCGCGGCCGAGGGCGCGCAGCGGGCCGAGGCCGAGCGCCTCGCTGCCGAGGAACGCGGGAAGGCAAAGGCGGCCGCGGAACGCGCGGCGGCCGATGCCAAGGGCAAGGCGCAGTCCGCCGCCGCCCGCGCCGAGCAGGCCGAGGCCGACGCGGCCCGGGCCCGCGCCCGTGCCGCGGCCGCGCTCGCTCCCAAGGCCCCGTCCGCTCCGCCCCCCGCGGTGAAGCCCTACGCCCCGGCGCTGGAGAGCCTGATCACCACGCAGGACCGCCTCTTCGGGCTGTACACCCCGCAGGCGCCCTTCAGCTGGGCGGAGACGGACTCCGTCGCGGCCCGGATCGGGGCCCAGCCCACGGTCACGGGCTACTTCCAGGGCTGGGACGGCACGTTCCGCCCGGACGCGGTCGTCCGCTCGTGGGAGAAGGGCACGCTGCCCATGCTCACGTGGGAGTCCCGGCCGATGCTCGCCGGCAACGACGAGGCCGAGGACCCGGCCTACTCGCTGCCCCGGATCATCGACGGCGCGTACGACGACTACCTGCGCCAGTACGCCCGTGACGTGGCCGCTCTCGGTCTGCCGATGGCCATCCGGCTCAACCACGAGATGAACGGGAGCTGGTACCCGTGGGCCGAGAAGAACCTCGCTGGCACCGCGAACAACGGCAACCACCCCGGCGACTTCGTCGCGATGTGGCGTCACGTGCACGACATCTTCGAGGCCGAGGGCGCCAACGCGTACGTGCTGTGGGTCTGGTCGCCCAACATCGTCAACACGATGCCCGCCTGGCAGCAGGACGGCACCTACCTGAGCAGCCTCTACCCGGGTGACGAGTACGTGGACTGGGTGGGCCTGTCGGGCTACTACCGGCCCCCGTACAAGGCGGACCAGACACCCACGTTCGAGTACACCTACGGACGTTCGCTGGACCAGCTGCGTGCACTGTCCAGCAAGCCGATCTACCTGGCCGAGATCGGCGCGTCGGAGACGGGCGGCAACAAGCCCGCCTGGGTCGCCGACCTGTTCGCGGCCCTCGCCGAGCCGCAGAACGCCGACATCCGTGGCTTCGCCTGGTTCAACCACGCCGTCACCACCATCAGCGGCGGTGAGCGCGTCACCAACGACTGGCGGATCGAGTCCCGGGAGGACTCGCTCGCGGCCTTCGTGGCAGGCCTCAACCAGCCGTCCGCCCGCTTCACCCCCACCACCACCCTCACCTCACTGGAGCCGTGA
- a CDS encoding ABC transporter ATP-binding protein, whose amino-acid sequence MTATVAAPANVAARLTGVTHHFGETSRPPVLDRIDLTVAPGEFVCLLGASGCGKSTLLSLVAGLDAPVAGTVEVPGGRPALMFQEPALYPWLTAAGNVELALRLRGIPRAERRAKAQELLTLVRLDGAGPKRVHELSGGMRQRVALARALAQEGDLLLMDEPFAALDAITRDVLHEELTRIWTETGRAVLFVTHNVREAVRLGQRVVLLSSRPGRVAREWPVDIPQPRRIEDPSVSRLSAEITEDLRQEIARHGH is encoded by the coding sequence ATGACCGCCACCGTCGCGGCGCCCGCGAACGTCGCCGCGCGCCTCACCGGGGTCACGCACCACTTCGGCGAGACGTCGCGGCCACCGGTCCTCGACCGCATCGACCTCACCGTGGCTCCGGGCGAGTTCGTCTGCCTGCTCGGCGCGTCCGGCTGCGGCAAGTCGACGCTGCTCTCCCTGGTCGCAGGGCTCGACGCGCCCGTCGCCGGGACCGTCGAGGTACCCGGTGGCCGTCCGGCGCTCATGTTCCAGGAACCTGCGCTGTACCCGTGGCTCACGGCGGCCGGCAACGTCGAGCTCGCGCTGCGGCTGCGGGGCATCCCGCGTGCGGAGCGGCGCGCCAAGGCCCAGGAGCTCCTGACGCTCGTGCGGCTGGACGGGGCGGGACCGAAGCGGGTGCACGAGCTGTCGGGCGGGATGCGTCAGCGCGTCGCCCTGGCCCGTGCGCTCGCCCAGGAGGGCGACCTCCTGCTCATGGACGAGCCCTTCGCCGCGCTCGACGCCATCACGCGCGACGTCCTGCACGAGGAGCTCACCCGCATCTGGACCGAGACCGGGCGAGCCGTGCTCTTCGTGACGCACAACGTCCGGGAGGCCGTGCGGCTCGGCCAGCGGGTCGTGCTCCTGTCCTCGCGGCCGGGGCGGGTCGCGCGCGAGTGGCCGGTGGACATCCCGCAGCCGCGCCGCATCGAAGACCCCTCCGTGTCCCGGTTGAGCGCCGAGATCACCGAGGACCTGCGACAGGAGATCGCCCGCCATGGCCACTGA
- a CDS encoding UDP-glucose dehydrogenase family protein: MTDHQDDLTVTDLFPRATFDPDGPAPRIAVLGTGYLGATHAVAMAQLGMEVVGVDTDLHKVEMLTAGKVPFHEPGLPELLTEQLATGRLRFTTDVAEAVAWADVHFVCVGTPQSKTSHAADLRFVEAATAAIARNLTHDALVVGKSTVPVGTGARLRALLAAEAPSGLRAELVWNPEFLREGKAVDDTLHPDRIVLGGASREAEALLRRVYAGPIAEGSPVVVCDLPTAELVKVSANAFLATKISFINAISGVCEAAGADVAVLADALGHDVRIGRQFLDAGLGFGGGCLPKDIRALMHRANELGAYPASALLQQVDEINMGQRSRVIDLAVEACGGSVLNRRIGVLGAAFKPHTDDVRDSPALNVAAALHLRGAQVTVYDPEAGDTARSSFPTLGYATGVDEAVEGADVVLVLTEWDEFVHADPVHLATLAGHASVIDARGKLDVARWQDAGWTFRGLGRAAA, translated from the coding sequence ATGACCGACCACCAGGACGACCTGACCGTGACCGACCTGTTCCCGCGCGCGACGTTCGACCCGGACGGGCCCGCACCGCGCATCGCCGTGCTCGGGACGGGCTACCTGGGCGCCACCCACGCGGTCGCCATGGCGCAGCTGGGCATGGAGGTGGTCGGCGTCGACACCGACCTGCACAAGGTCGAGATGCTCACCGCCGGCAAGGTGCCGTTCCACGAGCCGGGGCTGCCCGAGCTGCTCACGGAGCAGCTGGCCACCGGTCGGCTCCGTTTCACCACCGACGTGGCCGAGGCCGTGGCGTGGGCGGACGTGCACTTCGTCTGCGTGGGTACCCCGCAGTCCAAGACCAGCCACGCCGCCGACCTCCGCTTCGTCGAGGCGGCGACCGCGGCGATCGCGCGGAACCTGACCCATGACGCGCTGGTCGTCGGCAAGTCGACGGTCCCGGTGGGGACCGGGGCACGGCTGCGCGCGTTGCTGGCCGCGGAGGCGCCCTCCGGCCTGCGGGCCGAGCTGGTGTGGAACCCCGAGTTCCTGCGCGAGGGCAAGGCGGTCGACGACACGCTCCACCCGGACCGGATCGTGCTCGGAGGCGCCTCGCGTGAGGCCGAGGCGCTGCTGCGACGGGTGTACGCCGGCCCCATCGCCGAGGGCTCTCCGGTGGTGGTCTGCGACCTGCCCACGGCCGAGCTCGTCAAGGTCAGCGCGAACGCGTTCCTGGCCACGAAGATCTCGTTCATCAACGCGATCTCAGGAGTCTGCGAGGCCGCCGGCGCCGACGTCGCGGTGCTCGCCGACGCGCTCGGGCACGACGTGCGGATCGGCCGGCAGTTCCTCGACGCCGGCCTGGGCTTCGGCGGCGGGTGCCTGCCCAAGGACATCCGGGCACTCATGCACCGCGCGAACGAGCTCGGCGCGTACCCGGCCTCCGCCCTGCTCCAGCAGGTCGACGAGATCAACATGGGCCAGCGCTCCCGGGTGATCGACCTGGCCGTCGAGGCCTGCGGCGGATCGGTGCTCAACCGCCGGATCGGGGTGCTCGGCGCCGCGTTCAAGCCGCACACCGACGACGTGCGGGACTCCCCCGCGCTCAACGTCGCGGCGGCCCTGCACCTGCGCGGCGCCCAGGTCACCGTGTACGACCCCGAGGCGGGCGACACCGCGCGCTCCAGCTTCCCCACGCTCGGCTACGCCACCGGGGTCGACGAGGCGGTCGAGGGTGCCGACGTGGTGCTGGTGCTGACCGAGTGGGACGAGTTCGTGCACGCGGATCCCGTCCACCTGGCCACCCTCGCCGGGCACGCGTCGGTCATCGACGCCCGCGGGAAGCTCGACGTCGCGCGGTGGCAGGACGCCGGCTGGACCTTCCGCGGCCTGGGACGCGCAGCAGCCTGA
- a CDS encoding ABC transporter permease, translating to MATDTSAPPVRRTTDDDLAAGLDALETPVESPRTSAWRATWRAVWPVLSALGAILVVWQVAYLLDLKPSYALPSPADTWRTLLGAIQDGSAWRAVTLSVQRAAVGFAMSVVVGVAIGVALAASPLLRRAFGPIITGLQSLPSVAWVPAAIIWFQLTDATMYAVILLGAVPSIVNGLLAGTDQVPPLYLRVGQVLGATGWARIRFVLLPAALPGFLGGLKQGWAFAWRSLMAAELIVQTGLGTGLGQILDLGRVTSDMSLVIASIGLIFLVGIVIELVVFAPLERHVLHARGLTGRTSTT from the coding sequence ATGGCCACTGACACCAGCGCACCGCCGGTCCGGCGCACCACGGACGACGACCTCGCCGCCGGCCTGGACGCTCTCGAGACGCCGGTCGAGTCCCCGCGCACGTCCGCCTGGCGCGCGACGTGGCGTGCTGTCTGGCCGGTGCTGTCGGCGCTCGGGGCGATCCTGGTCGTGTGGCAGGTCGCGTACCTGCTCGACCTCAAGCCGTCGTACGCGCTGCCCAGCCCGGCCGACACGTGGCGCACGCTCCTCGGGGCGATCCAGGACGGGTCCGCGTGGCGCGCGGTGACCCTGAGCGTGCAGCGCGCGGCCGTCGGCTTCGCGATGTCCGTCGTCGTGGGTGTCGCGATCGGCGTCGCGCTCGCCGCGTCCCCGCTGCTGCGCCGTGCGTTCGGCCCCATCATCACGGGGCTGCAGTCGCTGCCCTCCGTCGCCTGGGTCCCCGCGGCCATCATCTGGTTCCAGCTGACCGACGCCACCATGTACGCCGTCATCCTGCTCGGCGCGGTGCCGTCGATCGTCAACGGGCTGCTGGCGGGCACCGACCAGGTGCCCCCGCTGTACCTGCGTGTCGGCCAGGTGCTGGGCGCCACGGGATGGGCCCGGATCCGCTTCGTGCTCCTGCCCGCCGCGCTGCCCGGGTTCCTCGGCGGCCTCAAGCAGGGCTGGGCGTTCGCCTGGCGCTCGCTCATGGCCGCGGAGCTCATCGTGCAGACCGGCCTCGGGACGGGGCTCGGCCAGATCCTCGACCTCGGCCGGGTCACCAGCGACATGTCGCTGGTCATCGCGTCGATCGGGCTCATCTTCCTGGTGGGGATCGTCATCGAGCTCGTGGTCTTCGCACCGCTCGAGCGCCACGTGCTGCACGCGCGCGGCCTCACCGGCAGGACGTCGACGACCTAG
- a CDS encoding glycosyltransferase family 2 protein yields MTGPLPTVSVVIPVRDDAVELARCLAWLDRQTVAPWEVVVVDNASSDDTAAVAAAWGARVVPEPSVGIPAAAATGYDSARGEVIARLDADSRPDPRWVERIARRMAMDPDLDAVTGSGRFVDLPRAVQKVASGAYLGAYYVLTHLALGHTSLWGSSMALRRDSWLAVRSQVRRHDPEVHDDLDLAFALGPRRRIRFDPYLQVGVSARSLRGHRQRVRRFARACRTLRLNWRTAPPWARWQARLGSGPRTAAADPASRTTPAQEAPGSSGVGIRLLRVPGRGRSSRRPATARRRASRGRR; encoded by the coding sequence ATGACCGGGCCGCTGCCCACGGTGTCCGTGGTGATCCCGGTGCGCGACGACGCCGTCGAGCTCGCCCGGTGCCTCGCCTGGCTGGACCGCCAGACGGTCGCGCCGTGGGAGGTCGTCGTGGTCGACAACGCCTCGTCCGACGACACCGCGGCCGTGGCAGCGGCCTGGGGTGCGCGCGTGGTGCCGGAGCCGAGCGTCGGCATCCCCGCCGCCGCGGCCACCGGCTACGACAGCGCCCGTGGCGAGGTGATCGCCCGGCTGGACGCCGACTCCCGGCCGGACCCCCGCTGGGTGGAGCGCATCGCGAGGCGGATGGCGATGGATCCGGACCTCGACGCCGTGACCGGGTCGGGGCGGTTCGTCGACCTGCCGCGAGCCGTGCAGAAGGTCGCCTCCGGCGCCTACCTCGGTGCCTACTACGTCCTGACGCACCTGGCTCTCGGCCACACCTCGCTGTGGGGGTCCTCGATGGCCCTGCGCAGGGACTCGTGGCTCGCCGTCCGGTCGCAGGTGCGTCGCCATGATCCCGAGGTGCACGACGACCTCGACCTGGCGTTCGCCCTCGGGCCGCGTCGACGGATCCGGTTCGACCCGTACTTGCAGGTGGGCGTCTCGGCACGGTCGTTGCGCGGGCACCGCCAGCGGGTCCGGAGGTTCGCCCGGGCCTGCCGCACGCTGCGCCTCAACTGGCGGACCGCCCCGCCGTGGGCGCGGTGGCAGGCGCGGCTCGGGTCCGGGCCGCGCACGGCGGCCGCGGACCCCGCCAGCCGGACGACCCCGGCGCAGGAGGCGCCGGGGTCGTCCGGGGTGGGGATCAGGCTGCTGCGCGTCCCAGGCCGCGGAAGGTCCAGCCGGCGTCCTGCCACCGCGCGACGTCGAGCTTCCCGCGGGCGTCGATGA
- a CDS encoding CDGSH iron-sulfur domain-containing protein encodes MTDRAAQPATIEACPNGPLLVRGDVQLVDGDGTPLERRRRTVALCRCGASAIAPFCDGSHKAIRFVAP; translated from the coding sequence ATGACCGACCGCGCCGCCCAGCCCGCCACGATCGAGGCCTGCCCCAACGGGCCGCTCCTGGTCCGCGGTGACGTGCAGCTCGTCGACGGGGACGGTACGCCGCTCGAGCGGCGTCGCCGCACGGTGGCACTCTGCCGCTGCGGTGCGTCGGCGATCGCGCCGTTCTGCGACGGCAGCCACAAGGCGATCCGGTTCGTGGCCCCCTGA
- a CDS encoding ABC transporter substrate-binding protein has protein sequence MTARPARLTALLAAGLLAALTACSSAAVGPDPSPTASSDAQAPELRLGYFANLTHAVALVGVDDGTYQESLGDTQLTTQIFNAGPAAVEALFGGAIDATFIGPNPAINAFAQSDGDAVRIVSGATSGGAQLVVRDGIDSPDDLVGTTLATPQLGNTQDVALRAWLADQGLETSLTGGASDVTIAPQENSQTLDLLKAGELDGAWLPEPWASRLVVDAGAHVLLDEKELWPDGDFVTTHLIVSTEYLSTYPGTVKKLLEAQLATSEWIAANPDEAKTRSNAVIEELSGKPLSPQVLDRAWSNLRITLDPVATSLQTSADHAVAAGTSKETDLRGIYDLTLLNEVLAEHGQEPVADGGLGASGT, from the coding sequence ATGACCGCCCGACCCGCTCGCCTCACCGCCCTGCTCGCCGCCGGACTGCTCGCCGCACTGACGGCGTGCTCGTCCGCCGCCGTCGGCCCCGACCCCTCGCCCACCGCGTCGTCGGACGCGCAGGCCCCCGAGCTGCGGCTCGGCTACTTCGCGAACCTGACCCACGCCGTCGCGCTCGTCGGCGTCGACGACGGCACGTACCAGGAGTCGCTCGGCGACACCCAGCTCACCACGCAGATCTTCAACGCCGGGCCGGCCGCGGTCGAGGCACTCTTCGGTGGCGCGATCGACGCGACGTTCATCGGCCCCAACCCGGCGATCAACGCGTTCGCGCAGTCCGACGGCGACGCGGTGCGGATCGTCTCCGGTGCGACCTCCGGTGGTGCGCAGCTGGTCGTCCGCGACGGGATCGACTCCCCGGACGACCTCGTCGGCACGACGCTCGCGACGCCACAGCTGGGCAACACCCAGGACGTGGCGCTGCGCGCCTGGCTGGCCGACCAGGGCCTCGAGACCTCTCTGACCGGGGGCGCGAGCGACGTGACGATCGCGCCGCAGGAGAACTCGCAGACGCTCGACCTCCTCAAGGCCGGGGAGCTGGACGGTGCCTGGCTGCCCGAGCCGTGGGCCTCGCGGCTCGTCGTCGACGCCGGTGCCCACGTGCTGCTGGACGAGAAGGAGCTGTGGCCGGACGGCGACTTCGTGACCACGCACCTCATCGTGTCCACCGAGTACCTCTCGACGTATCCCGGCACCGTGAAGAAGCTCCTCGAGGCGCAGCTCGCCACGTCCGAGTGGATCGCGGCGAACCCCGACGAGGCCAAGACGAGGTCGAACGCCGTGATCGAGGAGCTCAGCGGCAAGCCGCTGTCCCCGCAGGTGCTGGACCGCGCCTGGTCGAACCTGCGGATCACGCTGGACCCCGTCGCGACCAGCCTGCAGACGTCGGCGGACCACGCGGTGGCCGCGGGCACCTCGAAGGAGACCGACCTGCGCGGCATCTACGACCTCACGCTGCTCAACGAGGTGCTCGCCGAGCACGGTCAGGAGCCCGTCGCCGACGGCGGGCTCGGGGCGTCGGGCACATGA
- a CDS encoding iron-containing redox enzyme family protein produces MKLPAPRGPLGASLTDLLVHPPTEVGVVDDDVLARWRGAAAVADPLTDDDLQLTLWTLYALHYQGFEGVDEAWEWNPDLLRLRLCLEQPFEAALRARVPVPEGAAPEREAVASALFAMTAPGPGPSVARYVAKSADAAQVEEFLIHRSLYTLMEADPHTWAIPRLSGAPKAALVEVQSDEYGGGRPDRMHSALFARTMRGAGLVDDYGYYVDRLPAVTIAALNLMSLLGLHRRLRGAIAGHLAAFEMTSSLPNRLYGDGFRRLGHDEGTTEYFDEHVEADAVHEQIAGRDLAGRLAEQEPELVADILFGAAACLYLDDLVGQHMLGAWSAGESSLRAS; encoded by the coding sequence ATGAAGCTGCCCGCACCCCGGGGTCCCCTCGGGGCCTCACTGACCGACCTGCTCGTCCACCCGCCGACGGAGGTCGGGGTCGTCGACGACGACGTCCTCGCCCGGTGGCGCGGCGCTGCTGCGGTGGCCGACCCCCTGACGGACGACGACCTCCAGCTCACGCTGTGGACCCTGTACGCACTGCACTACCAGGGCTTCGAGGGCGTCGACGAGGCGTGGGAGTGGAACCCCGACCTCCTGCGGCTGCGCCTGTGCCTGGAGCAGCCCTTCGAGGCCGCCCTGCGCGCTCGGGTCCCCGTGCCGGAGGGCGCCGCCCCGGAGCGCGAGGCGGTCGCGAGCGCACTCTTCGCCATGACGGCTCCCGGGCCCGGGCCGAGCGTCGCCCGGTACGTCGCCAAGTCGGCCGACGCCGCTCAGGTCGAGGAGTTCCTGATCCACCGTTCGCTGTACACGCTCATGGAGGCCGACCCGCACACGTGGGCCATCCCGCGCCTGTCGGGAGCGCCCAAGGCGGCGCTGGTCGAGGTGCAGTCCGACGAGTACGGCGGCGGTCGACCGGACCGGATGCACAGCGCCCTGTTCGCCCGGACCATGCGCGGTGCGGGGCTGGTGGACGACTACGGCTACTACGTCGACCGGCTGCCGGCTGTCACGATCGCCGCGCTCAACCTCATGTCGCTGCTCGGGCTGCACCGGCGGCTGCGCGGTGCGATCGCGGGGCACCTGGCGGCCTTCGAGATGACGTCGTCGCTGCCCAACCGCCTCTACGGGGACGGCTTCCGACGTCTGGGCCACGACGAGGGCACCACGGAGTACTTCGACGAGCACGTCGAGGCCGATGCGGTGCACGAGCAGATCGCCGGCCGGGACCTGGCCGGGCGTCTGGCGGAGCAGGAGCCCGAGCTGGTGGCGGACATCCTCTTCGGTGCCGCCGCCTGCCTGTACCTGGACGACCTGGTCGGGCAGCACATGCTCGGCGCCTGGTCGGCGGGCGAGTCCTCGCTCCGGGCGTCATGA